Proteins from a genomic interval of Ornithodoros turicata isolate Travis unplaced genomic scaffold, ASM3712646v1 Chromosome12, whole genome shotgun sequence:
- the LOC135371633 gene encoding uncharacterized protein LOC135371633 — protein MDHQTAKTNDRPFKRSRNEVRTLQIAAKPEEPWFPKILVIHSDNQEKPLSKISPFLVAKTLEQAIGKAYNAKKLGSGDIQVEIQSRQQSSALMSLGKIGETLVSVTAHRTSNMVKGVISVDELLSCTESEIEEGIKEQGVVSAKSIVLRRDNKEIPTKHIILTLQLHALPPEIKAGYVNCRIRPYIPNPKRCFKCQRFGHHSQVCRGQLVCPKCASTNHSQESCGNAFHCVNCQGDHPAYSRTCPRFKDEKEVLKIKTEQNLTFKAARAQLDFQRNGTFSEVVRRGVAPPRKSVETQTVGPPLQTPHHVPTDTQVSPSVSLTSQSAEQEDAAGTSKEAGSTLSLWDGFAESPSQSIAQDMELDGDDCMSQKSSSSLPGMTSQVREQREKTGGRGRGNKPRDKSKLAPPRVLPP, from the coding sequence ATGGATCATCAAACAGCCAAAACGAATGATCGGCCCTTTAAGAGGAGCCGCAACGAAGTACGCACACTGCAGATCGCAGCAAAACCTGAAGAGCCATGGTTCCCTAAAATCCTTGTTATACATTCTGATAATCAAGAAAAACCCCTCTCCAAGATATCTCCCTTTCTTGTTgcaaagacacttgaacaggcTATCGGAAAGGCATACAATGCCAAGAAGCTTGGCTCGGGTGACATCCAGGTCGAGATCCAGAGCAGACAGCAGAGCTCGGCGCTAATGTCCCTTGGAAAGATTGGCGAGACTTTGGTCTCTGTCACCGCACATCGTACTTCTAATATGGTGAAGGGGGTCATCTCTGTGGATGAGCTTCTGTCATGTACAGAGTCTGAGATTGAGGAGGGAATCAAAGAGCAAGGTGTCGTTAGTGCAAAAAGCATAGTCCTACGAAGGGACAACAAAGAGATTCCCACAAAGCATATAATTCTGACACTTCAACTTCATGCTCTCCCACCGGAGATAAAGGCCGGGTATGTTAACTGTCGTATCCGCCCGTACATACCAAACCCTAAACGGTGCTTCAAGTGCCAACGTTTTGGCCACCATTCCCAGGTTTGTCGTGGGCAGCTGGTCTGTCCGAAATGTGCCAGTACCAACCACAGTCAAGAGTCGTGCGGCAACGCTTTCCATTGTGTGAACTGCCAGGGTGATCACCCTGCATATTCTAGAACTTGTCCACGTTTcaaagatgaaaaagaagttcTCAAAATAAAAACTGAACAAAATTTGACCTTCAAAGCGGCACGTGCGCAGCTAGATTTTCAAAGAAACGGCACTTTTTCTGaggtggtgcgtaggggagtcGCACCACCCAGAAAGTCGGTGGAGACCCAAACTGTTGGGCCTCCACTGCAGACTCCCCATCATGTTCCCACGGACACTCAGGTGTCCCCTTCAGTTTCCCTGACCAGCCAAAGTGCTGAGCAGGAAGATGCAGCTGGCACCTCGAAGGAGGCTGGCAGCACGCTTTCTCTTTGGGATGGGTTTGCTGAAAGCCCTTCCCAGAGTATTGCACAGGACATGGAGCTCGATGGCgacgactgcatgtcgcagaagtcgtcatcCAGCCTTCCAGGCATGACCTCTCAGGTGAGAGAGCAAAGAGAAAAAACTGGTGGCAGAGGAAGGGGGAATAAACCCAGGGACAAAAGCAAACTGGCCCCACCAAGAGTGCTACCTCCCTGA